Proteins co-encoded in one Fusarium fujikuroi IMI 58289 draft genome, chromosome FFUJ_chr06 genomic window:
- a CDS encoding related to TOB3 (member of AAA-ATPase family) — protein sequence MSSWGDGDDPWCVKDSGSAGGEAEAGELGHICEVRDAFAEFDKSGDFVKWLDEMPYGEEEDPVRKAKRIRDTYAIVCGRYPTRESTWEVQTIWINNPILQDVLRGIMGDHPDWSFREGTVSFQKPFVPLVHHWEQLCELVDIDAGSETQKFMKLFMDLIRGELRDTLIRVKQIMETGCAAFYDLQFVYRPGQLFFDSRPPMAAGISRDYIHSKVMVSQIKWDGEEYHVAVSSFNFPRFAGIRPISELCVRPAWACSEDDIKSMKAALLERGRKYEALRGIHYRFYPGILKKEHTHCEADASGWGDASIPSILSLPTQAIAGRIILDAAGQHGHRGSSSDPLSSLRITSAMYTNGQCSKSSTASDHQVSQEDSDPEDEEVEGPKRLKDEQAMLAVSTVKCFSIENKMWWKGLVMLLCGPPGTGKTFTAESVSENLKRPLYRVDTSDLGMDPKTLEGNLKTALDRCARWDAILLLDEADLFLEKRTSSNLTQNEMTTIFPRILEYYKGVMMLTTNRYLAIDPAEDKALAGDSDAIAKLASMPLNGRQIKSAVKTARILATSENLPLAVDHLQTVVFMRMKALKMLE from the exons ATGTCGTCCTGGGGTGACGGTGATGATCCTTGGTGTGTCAAAGATTCCGGCAGTGCGGGTGGCGAAG ctgaagctggtgaaCTTGGACATATCTGCGAAGTCAGAGATGCCTTTGCCGAATTCGACAAATCTGGCGATTTTGTCAAATGGCTCGATGAAATGCCTTatggcgaggaagaagatccAGTTCGTAAGGCCAAGCGGATTCGCGATACTTATGCTATTGTATGCGGTCGCTACCCAACCAGAGAAAGTACCTGGGAGGTTCAAACCATCTGGATCAACAACCCCATCCTGCAGGATGTTCTACGAGGCATTATGGGAGACCATCCCGATTGGAGTTTCAGAGAAGGAACTGTCAGTTTCCAAAAGCCGTTTGTTCCTTTGGTTCATCACTGGGAGCAATTGTGCGAGTTGGTAGACATCGATGCTGGTTCCGAAACCCAGAAGTTCATGAAATTGTTCATGGATTTAATCAGGGGCGAGCTACGAGATACTCTCATCCGAGTCAAGCAGATCATGGAGACCGGATGTGCTGCTTTCTATGACCTTCAATTTGTCTACAGGCCTGGTCAGCTCTTCTTTGACTCCCGTCCTCCTATGGCCGCAGGCATTTCCCGGGATTACATTCACTCCAAAGTTATGGTCAGTCAAATTAAGTGGGACGGGGAGGAGTATCATGTGGCCGTGTCGAGCTTCAACTTCCCCAGGTTCGCAGGTATTCGGCCTATCTCTGAACTCTGCGTCCGACCAGCATGGGCCTGTTCAGAAGATGACATCAAGAGCATGAAAGCTGCTCTCCTTGAACGTGGCCGCAAGTATGAAGCACTACGAGGTATTCATTACCGCTTTTATCCCGGTATTCTCAAAAAAGAGCACACTCATTGTGAAGCCGACGCA TCAGGTTGGGGAGACGCCAGCATCCCAAGCATCCTAAGCCTCCCCACTCAAGCG ATCGCAGGACGAATAATCCTCGATGCGGCAGGTCAGCATGGGCATCGGGGTAGCTCCTCCGACCCCCTTTCCAGTCTTCGAATCACCAGTGCAATGTACACAAACGGACAGTGTTCTAAGTCCTCTACTGCTAGTGACCATCAAGTGTCACAAGAAGATAGCGATCCggaggacgaagaagtcGAGGGTCCCAAGCGCCTCAAGGATGAACAGGCTATGTTGGCCGTTTCGACCGTCAAATGTTTCTCGATCGAAAACAAGATGTGGT GGAAAGGTCTTGTCATGCTCTTGTGTGGTCCCCCCGGCACGGGAAAGACATTCACTGCAGAATCTG TCTCCGAAAATCTCAAGCGCCCTCTTTACCGCGTTGATACTTCGGACCTGGGGATGGATCCCAAGACTCTAGAGGGTAATCTCAAGACTGCTCTTGATCGCTGTGCCCGCTGGGACGCCATTCTATTACTTGACGAAGCCGATTTGTTCCTTGAAAAGCGCACCAGCAGCAATCTTACACAGAACGAGATGACTACCA TTTTCCCTCGCATCCTGGAATACTACAAGGGCGTCATGATGCTCACCACGAACCGCTACCTTGCAATCGATCCCGC AGAGGACAAGGCGTTGGCTGGAGACAGCGATGCGATTGCGAAGCTGGCCAGCATGCCTCTTAATGGCCGACAGATCAAGAGCGCCGTCAAGACAGCTCGAATCCTCGCTACCAGCGAGAACTTGCCTCTTGCAGTTGATCATTTGCAGACGGTTGTTTTCATGCGAATGAAagcgttgaagatgcttgAGTAG
- a CDS encoding related to dis1-suppressing protein kinase dsk1: protein MSTTTADLPTYKLYRHIEDIDRYCPGGYHPIEVNDTLNQRYIIVDKLGKGGYSTIWLARDQKLNKYVAVKVGTADQVSKEREILLKLAGNQTNDFSGHLITQVLDHFTLHGPNGTHPCIVTAPARCSVAESIKTSRYNSFRLDVARALSAQLVMATAYVHGAGFVHGDIHLRNVLLQLPGSEIDQLSIQQVYEKYYEPEPYPVARTDGQPVTSTSVPKNVYRPNWLGKPSDEVLLPEAKLWLADFGTAFNPSQETRLMSYTHLQNRPPEAKFDPTKPLTFSSDIWSLGLMVWEVMGDGPFMSSFLFNWDEVIADQVDALGPLPREWWEKWEAKLNEFEENGQPKGQREYWSLERRFHMNIQDPRMEEGTEQMDNNESHAFLDMIKGMLRFRPEERLTADQVLRSEWMSKWALPLVEKAWERKLLD from the exons ATGTCTACGACCACTGCAGATCTCCCAACCTACAAGCTCTACAGGCATATCGAAGATATCGACAGGTACTGTCCTGGAGGTTACCATCCCATTGAGGTGAATGACACACTCAACCAGCGATATATTATTGTCGATAAGCTGGGTAAGGGCGGCTATTCCACAATATGGCTTGCACGCGACCAGAAGCTCAATAAGTACGTCGCCGTCAAAGTCGGCACGGCTGACCAAGTTtcgaaagagagagagattcTCCTCAAATTGGCTGGCAATCAGACCAACGACTTCTCTGGTCACCTCATCACTCAAGTACTTGATCATTTTACCCTTCATGGGCCCAACGGCACACACCCTTGCATTGTCACTGCACCCGCCAGATGTAGCGTTGCCGAATCCATCAAAACTTCGCGATACAATTCATTCCGACTTGACGTAGCCAGGGCACTGTCTGCGCAGCTCGTTATGGCAACGGCATACGTCCACGGGGCCGGCTTTGTTCACGGTG ACATTCATCTCAGAAATGTGTTGCTCCAATTGCCTGGCTCCGAGATCGATCAGCTCTCCATCCAACAAGTTTATGAGAAATACTATGAGCCAGAACCTTACCCTGTGGCTAGAACCGACGGTCAGCCTGTTACCTCAACATCCGTGCCAAAGAACGTCTATAGGCCAAATTGGCTCGGTAAACCGAGCGACGAAGTCCTACTGCCCGAAGCTAAACTATGGCTCGCCGACTTTGGAACAGCCTTCAACCCTTCGCAGGAAACCAGATTGATGTCTTATACCCATTTACAAAACCGGCCACCCGAAGCTAAGTTTGATCCCACAAAGCCTCTTACGTTCTCCTCCGACATATGGAGTCTGGGGCTTATGGTATGGGAGGTCATGGGTGATGGGCCATTCATGAGCAGCTTCTTATTCAATTGGGACGAGGTAATTGCTGACCAGGTCGACGCACTTGGCCCGCTACCTCGGGAATGGTGGGAGAAGTGGGAGGCAAAGTTGAATGAGTTTGAGGAAAATGGACAGCCAAAAGGGCAACGGGAATATTGGTCGCTTGAGAGACGCTTTCACATGAATATCCAGGATCCGAGAATGGAAGAGGGCACTGAACAGATGGATAATAATGAGAGTCACGCCTTTTTAGATATGATCAAAGGAATGCTGCGCTTCAGGCCAGAAGAGCGTCTGACAGCTGATCAGGTTCTGCGATCGGAGTGGATGAGTAAGTGGGCTCTACCTCTTGTGGAGAAAGCTTGGGAGCGTAAACTCTTGGACTAA
- a CDS encoding related to DNA damage-responsive protein 48 encodes MDFVKNLAGGNNNTNSTEGQQAPPEAGGSFMDKVNGMAGGGAQGEKNEDGLDKAVDFVQEKFLGGGDQSNENAAEQAKDEAISDAIRDQYKSATGSEFPISDKDKKYGA; translated from the exons ATGGATTTCGTCAAGAACCTTGCTGGtggcaacaacaacaccaacagcaccGAGGGCCAGCAAGCCCCTCCCGAGGCTGGCGGTAGCTTCATGGACAAGGTCAACGGAATGGCTGGCGGTGGCGCGCAGGGCGAGAAGAACGAGGATGGTCTTGATAAGG CCGTCGACTTTGTGCAGGAAAAGTTCCTCGGCGGAGGCGACCAGAGCAACGAGAACGCCGCTGAACAGGCCAAGGACGAGGCTATTTCCGATGCCATTCGCGACCAGTACAAGAGCGCCACAGGCAGCGAATTCCCCATCtccgacaaggacaagaaatATGGAGCTTAA
- a CDS encoding related to transposable element TCB2 transposase produces the protein MAAALESILSTVSKIEHELAAREALAAANDSKLDAVKSSFKHFSKTKSQLAGNDPQRLKEVMQTEQLLRAACLPRSHQRAHAVEFHAQGLSRDFIARSVNWTQPLTRAATRVKARQISDKPSCTDARPPVPTIVQARELVKFVKSSPHARRMPLSKIAATLGLESSDIAIRNALGRYGYKLYPAVVRPYINEDTRKLRLEFALNHVNWTIEQWNKVLFTAEVRIPLTDAHEPLVIRQSEEEYNLDCINNVPTEPTTCNDMSCFSPTSQVSREKALSLLGVAMRTTNSAPSSPVNHYKVIFPGFSKWINDQPSGSRFAMRPDMCAHAAVAVKDEMRGRFMPTEHFPPASPDLNPITEIFNWVKANLKADKERSLYGEVAEWRIRQVVRDTWNNIPQENLKALIESMPRRCQAVIDANGMYTRD, from the exons ATGGCTGCAGCCCTCGAATCTATTCTCAGCACTGTCTCCAAGATCGAACATGAGCTTGCTGCTCGCGAGGCCCTTGCGGCTGCTAACGACTCCAAGCTTGACGCGGTCAAGAGCTCATTCAAACacttctccaagaccaaATCTCAACTTGCTGGTAATGACCCACAACGTCTGAAAGAGGTCATGCAGACTGAGCAACTCTTGCGTGCTGCTTGCCTCCCTAGAAGCCACCAGAGAGCCCATGCTGTCGAATTTCACGCCCAGGGACTGTCTCGGGACTTTATCGCTCGAAGTGTCAACTGGACTCAGCCTCTAACTCGTGCTGCGACTCGCGTCAAAGCTCGTCAAATTTCTGACAAGCCCTCTTGCACCGACGCCCGACCTCCAGTCCCTACCATCGTTCAAGCCCGAGAGCTAGTCAAGTTCGTCAAGTCTTCTCCCCATGCCCGTCGCATGCCCCTCTCCAAGATCGCTGCTACCCTCGGATTGGAAAGTTCCGATATTGCCATTCGTAATGCTCTCGGTCGTTACGGGTACAAGTTGTATCCGGCTGTTGTTCGACCTTACATTAATGAGGACACCCGAAAGCTCCGCCTTGAATTCGCTCTCAACCATGTCAATTGGACCATCGAGCAGTGGAACAAGGTTCTCTTCACTGCAGAAGTCCGCATCCCCCTTACAGACGCGCATGAACCCTTGGTCATTCGACAGTCAGAGGAGGAGTACAATCTTGACTGCATTAACAATGTGCCTACCGAGCCTACTACCTGCAATGACA TGAGCTGTTTTTCGCCCACTTCTCAGGTCTCACGGGAAAAGGCCCTCTCATTGCTTGGAGTCGCGATGCGGACAACAAATTCGGCCCCCTCCAGTCCTGTGAATCACTACAAGGTCATCTTTCCAGGATTCTCCAAGTGGATTAACGATCAGCCTTCTGGATCTCGTTTTGCTATGCGTCCAGATATGTGTGCCCACGCTGCTGTTGCCGTCAAGGACGAGATGCGAGGGCGATTTATGCCCACTGAGCACTTCCCTCCCGCCTCACCCGACCTGAACCCCATCACCGAGATATTCAACTGGGTCAAGGCTAATCTCAAGGCTGACAAGGAACGGTCTCTTTACGGCGAGGTCGCCGAGTGGCGCATTCGACAAGTTGTGAGAGACACCTGGAACAACATACCACAGGAGAATTTGAAAGCGCTCATTGAGAGCATGCCTCGCCGATGTCAAGCTGTCATCGACGCCAATGGGATGTATACCCGGGACTAG
- a CDS encoding related to SH3 domain protein, with product MAADRQTIIEVNRSLRNIKNELENLLERGVIDDSVYDTINTALPGESSLSGPLKTATGNKNVNTAAPKAATPAPAAHAPPTKAFEDLKVKSHSPAPPAYDQTPPPGPPPRNVKPTVANARALYRYAASDGRDLSFEKDDRIAVYEYMNQDWWMGRNERTGQEGIFPRNYVLVDQETKKPVAPIPQPQYGYPAYSQGPPPQQNPYNSHVPPMAVAEGSGQPQGQEGDGKDNKVNEYGKKFGKKLGNAAIFGAGATIGGNIVNSIF from the exons ATGGCCGCAGATCGCCAGACTATTATTGAAGTGAATCGTTCGCTTCGCAATATCAAAAAT GAACTAGAGAACCTCCTTGAGCGAGGCGTGATTGACGACTCCGTCTATGATACTATCAACACCGCTCTTCCCGGCGAGTCCTCCCTCTCGGGCCCCCTCAAGACTGCGACCGGCAATAAAAACGTCAACACCGCTGCTCCCAAGGCTGCTACTCCCGCGCCGGCCGCCCACGCGCCTCCTACCAAGGCCTTCGAGGATCTCAAAGTCAAGTCGCATTCGCCCGCGCCACCCGCCTACGATCAGACACCTCCTCCTGGCCCTCCCCCACGCAATGTCAAGCCCACTGTTGCCAACGCCCGCGCCCTTTACCGCTATGCTGCCTCCGACGGCCGCGACCTGTCCTTCGAGAAGGATGATCGTATCGCTGTGTATGAGTACATGAACCAGGATTGGTGGATGGGCCGAAACGAGCGCACAGGACAGGAGGGTATCTTCCCCCGAAACTACGTCCTCGTCGaccaagagaccaagaagccCGTTGCGCCTATTCCGCAGCCACAGTATGGCTACCCTGCTTACTCGCAGGGTCCCCCTCCTCAACAGAACCCTTACAACTCGCATGTGCCACCTATGGCTGTCGCTGAGGGATCCGGACAGCCGCAGGGACAGGAGGGAGATGGCAAGGATAACAAGGTCAACGAGTACGGCAAGAAGTTTGGTAAGAAGCTGGGTAACGCTGCTAtctttggtgctggtgccacTATCGGAGGAAACATCGTCAACAGCATTTTCTAG
- a CDS encoding related to Found in Mitochondrial Proteome, with translation MAKTNEDLLRRPLYLYDLPAEVLDTLVLKSDTDAEAEAIAAAESTKASESVSSSDTNLVGTQACSLCGLTFTTVIDQRGHLKSDFHHYNLKQKLRGQKPVSETEFEKLVGNLDESLSGSDSDESEEEEEDGRQDSTLTALLKKQARLADKANDSTVDDEDETAGKPGRGKPPLVWFSSPLLPENTYFGMYRAILTGEEQRNQDLVEVLKKKQVEPISMPKIPKEGALPEVAYKGPHIFLCMIGGGHFAAMVVSLAPRPNKNGTTMNREATVLAHKTFHRYTTRRKQGGSQSANDNAKGAAHSAGSSLRRYNEQALVEDVRTLLQDWKALIDTSELLFVRATGMTNRRTLFGPYEGQVLKHNDTRLRGFPFSTRRATQNELMRSFIELTRLKVREIEPVQEQKKDSGSATPTKTNTKPSKPKLTEEEETALLHTSQLQAFVRRSKVPALLSYLKNNNISADFEFQPVEQNHHAPRPLHLAAAQNAAPLVLGLLVRGGADPTIKNNDGKTPFELAGERSTRDAFRVARSELGESKWSWDDAKVPPAMTKAEADKRDEREKKEASDKEAERRRAEEERLQVEGPRVSEGRKQKGNALAAGLKKTPQERKEAEERGLTPEMRMRLERERRARAAEERLRRMQGGG, from the exons ATGGCTAAGACGAACGAGGATCTTCTTCGGCGGCCCTTGTATC TCTATGATCTGCCTGCCGAAGTTTTGGACACTTTGGTGCTCAAATCTGATACAGACGCCGAAGCCGAAGCCATAGCTGCCGCCGAATCCACGAAAGCATCTGAGAGCGTGTCGTCGTCAGATACGAATCTCGTCGGGACACAAGCATGCTCTTTGTGTGGCCTCACATTCACAACAGTGATCGACCAGCGGGGGCATCTCAAGTCTGACTTTCACCACTACAATCTCAAGCAAAAACTGCGAGGTCAAAAGCCCGTGTCAGAGACCGAATTCGAGAAGCTCGTTGGCAACCTAGACGAATCATTATCGGGTTCTGACTCAGACGAgtcggaggaagaggaggaagatggccgACAAGATTCAACACTGACTgcgctgttgaagaagcaggcgAGATTGGCTGATAAAGCAAACGATTCAACGgtagatgatgaggacgaaacGGCAGGAAAGCCAGGTCGCGGTAAACCACCTCTGGTATGGTTTAGCTCTCCGCTGCTTCCAGAGAATACCTACTTTGGCATGTACCGCGCAATCTTGACAGGcgaagaacaaagaaatcAGGATCTAGTGGAGGTgttaaagaagaagcaggtcGAGCCTATATCCATGCCCAAGATTCCTAAGGAAGGCGCCTTACCAGAGGTCGCGTACAAGGGTCCTCATATCTTTCTCTGTATGATTGGAGGTGGCCACTTTGCGGCCATGGTTGTATCTCTCGCCCCACGACCCAACAAGAACGGCACAACTATGAATCGAGAAGCGACGGTTCTTGCTCACAAGACCTTCCATCGATACACAACCCGACGAAAGCAAGGTGGTTCTCAATCGGCCAACGATAATGCGAAGGGTGCTGCGCATTCAGCTGGTTCGAGTTTGCGACGATATAACGAACAGGCTTTGGTAGAGGATGTGAGAACCCTGCTCCAAGACTGGAAAGCTCTTATCGACACCTCAGAGTTGTTGTTCGTCCGAGCAACAGGTATGACAAATCGAAGAACACTCTTCGGCCCCTATGAGGGACAGGTGTTGAAGCATAATGATACTCGGCTCCGGGGCTTTCCCTTCAGCACACGGCGAGCGACGCAGAATGAACTCATGCGATCCTTCATCGAGTTGACTCGACTAAAAGTCCGTGAGATCGAGCCTGTGCAGGAACAGAAGAAAGACTCAGGGTCAGCTACTCCGACAAAGACGAACACAAAGCCCTCAAAACCGAAGTtgacagaagaggaagagactgCTTTACTCCACACATCCCAACTTCAAGCGTTTGTGCGAAGGTCGAAAGTCCCTGCGCTACTCTCATACCTTAAGAACAACAACATATCGGCCGACTTCGAGTTTCAGCCTGTGGAGCAAAACCACCACGCACCACGACCACTCCATCTCGCGGCTGCTCAAAACGCTGCACCATTAGTACTTGGACTTCTCGTTCGCGGTGGAGCAGATCCTACAATAAAGAACAATGATGGCAAGACGCCCTTCGAACTCGCTGGCGAACGCTCGACACGCGATGCGTTCCGGGTCGCCCGCTCCGAGCTTGGAGAGTCTAAATGGTCCTGGGATGATGCAAAGGTACCGCCAGCCATGACCAAGGCCGAAGCCGATAAGCGcgatgagagagagaagaaagaagctaGTGACAAGGAGGCTGAGCGTCGGCGCGCTGAAGAGGAGCGATTACAGGTTGAAGGTCCAAGGGTTTCAGAAGGACGAAAACAGAAGGGAAATGCTTTGGCGGCGGGGCTCAAGAAGACACCACAGGAGAGgaaggaggctgaagagagaGGTTTAACGCCcgagatgaggatgaggttggaGCGTGAGAGGAGAGCACGAGCTGCGGAGGAGAGATTACGGAGGATGCAAGGAGGTGGATAA